A genomic window from Amblyraja radiata isolate CabotCenter1 chromosome 18, sAmbRad1.1.pri, whole genome shotgun sequence includes:
- the mon1a gene encoding vacuolar fusion protein MON1 homolog A isoform X2 — protein sequence MEADVHNRKVSWEVNGSLVPVELQRGNRSESPTPGLVEGKEPGAGQESAMFVHTRSYEDLTADDEEKRCLDSADEGGTEQSQIEEISKDFNELSTQLTGVAMDVNKEIRESDAEGEVSSGPLRRESVLSDKEEDITSDSWKQHRKHIFVFSDAGKPIYSRYGTEEALSSLTGVMVALVAFIEATKDMIKSIHAEGYKVVFIRRSPLIMVAVSHTRQSEQEVAKELLYVYYQIVSLLTLTQLNRIFEQKKNYDLRRLLSGSERITDNLLNLMDKDPSFLMCAVRCLPLTSSVRDMISSSLQQAKDKSLVFSILVAQNQLVSLVRKKDQFLHPIDLHLLFNLISASTSFRDGEVWTPICLPKFNSNGFFHVHISYLDQANSLCLLLISTDREHFFPISNCKSKFLERLKKRNTFQMLLEELRTPSYSISQVGIPDLRHFIYKSRSSGLFTSPEVEAPYTSEQQLERLLELYQYLYSRIHNSARPLKYIYYAGERENLLAWVTNGFELYMCFTPMGTKVAAVNAITKLMKWIRKEEDKLFILNPVTY from the exons GTGCAGGACAGGAGAGTGCAATGTTTGTCCACACAAGGTCCTACGAAGACCTAACGGCAGACGATGAGGAGAAGAGGTGCCTGGACAGCGCCGACGAGGGAGGCACTGAGCAATCCCAAATCGAAGAGATCAGCAAAGATTTCAATGAGCTGAGCACGCAGCTGACGGGCGTGGCGATGGACGTCAACAAGGAGATAAGAGAGAGTGATGCGGAGGGCGAGGTGTCGTCTGGGCCTCTGCGCAGAGAGTCGGTGCTGAGTGACAAAGAGGAGGACATAACGAGCGACTCGTGGAAGCAGCACCGCAAGCACATCTTTGTCTTCAGCGATGCTGGAAAGCCCATATATTCCCGTTATGGGACAGAGGAAGCTCTTTCTTCCTTGACGGGAGTGATGGTGGCTCTTGTTGCTTTCATTGAGGCAACCAAAGACATGATCAAGTCCATCCATGCTG AGGGCTACAAGGTGGTTTTTATCCGTCGAAGTCCTCTGATCATGGTGGCAgtctcacacacccgccaatcAGAGCAGGAAGTGGCCAAAGAACTTCTGTACGTTTACTACCAAATAGTCAGTCTCCTGACTTTAACGCAGCTCAACAGAATCTTTGAGCAGAAGAAGAACTACGATCTGCGCCGCTTGCTCTCGGGGTCAGAGAGGATAACAGATAACCTCCTCAATCTGATGGACAAGGATCCCAGCTTCCTTATGTGTGCTGTGCGATGTCTACCATTGACTTCTTCTGTGAGGGACATGATCAGCAGCAGCCTCCAGCAAGCCAAAGACAAAAGCCTCGTCTTCTCCATTCTGGTTGCCCAGAACCAACTTGTATCATTGGTGAGGAAAAAGGACCAGTTTCTACATCCCATCGATCTCCATCTTCTGTTCAACCTCATCAGCGCATCTACCTCCTTCCGAGATGGAGAGGTCTGGACACCGATATGTCTACCCAAGTTCAACTCCAATGGTTTCTTTCATGTCCACATCTCCTACCTTGATCAGGCCAACAGCCTGTGCTTGCTCCTCATCTCCACAGACAGGGAGCACTTTTTTCCCATCTCAAACTGCAAAAGTAAATTCCTGGAGCGGCTGAAGAAGAGGAATACTTTCCAGATGCTGCTGGAGGAGCTGCGGACTCCATCTTATAGCATTTCTCAAGTGGGGATACCAGACCTGAGGCACTTCATCTACAAGTCAAGAAGCTCGGGTTTATTCACCAG TCCTGAAGTAGAGGCTCCTTACACAAGTGAGCAGCAGCTGGAACGACTCCTGGAGCTGTATCAGTATTTGTACAGCCGCATTCACAACTCTGCAAGGCCTCTGAAGTACATCTATTACGCAGGCGAACGGGAGAATCTCTTGGCGTGG GTGACAAATGGATTTGAACTCTACATGTGTTTTACTCCAATGGGAACCAAAGTAGCGGCGGTCAATGCCATCACCAAACTCATGAAATGGATTCGGAAGGAAGAGGACAAGCTTTTCATCCTCAACCCAGTGACGTACTGA
- the mon1a gene encoding vacuolar fusion protein MON1 homolog A isoform X1, producing MEADVHNRKVSWEVNGSLVPVELQRGNRSESPTPGLVEGKEPGAGQESAMFVHTRSYEDLTADDEEKRCLDSADEGGTEQSQIEEISKDFNELSTQLTGVAMDVNKEIRESDAEGEVSSGPLRRESVLSDKEEDITSDSWKQHRKHIFVFSDAGKPIYSRYGTEEALSSLTGVMVALVAFIEATKDMIKSIHAAEGYKVVFIRRSPLIMVAVSHTRQSEQEVAKELLYVYYQIVSLLTLTQLNRIFEQKKNYDLRRLLSGSERITDNLLNLMDKDPSFLMCAVRCLPLTSSVRDMISSSLQQAKDKSLVFSILVAQNQLVSLVRKKDQFLHPIDLHLLFNLISASTSFRDGEVWTPICLPKFNSNGFFHVHISYLDQANSLCLLLISTDREHFFPISNCKSKFLERLKKRNTFQMLLEELRTPSYSISQVGIPDLRHFIYKSRSSGLFTSPEVEAPYTSEQQLERLLELYQYLYSRIHNSARPLKYIYYAGERENLLAWVTNGFELYMCFTPMGTKVAAVNAITKLMKWIRKEEDKLFILNPVTY from the exons GTGCAGGACAGGAGAGTGCAATGTTTGTCCACACAAGGTCCTACGAAGACCTAACGGCAGACGATGAGGAGAAGAGGTGCCTGGACAGCGCCGACGAGGGAGGCACTGAGCAATCCCAAATCGAAGAGATCAGCAAAGATTTCAATGAGCTGAGCACGCAGCTGACGGGCGTGGCGATGGACGTCAACAAGGAGATAAGAGAGAGTGATGCGGAGGGCGAGGTGTCGTCTGGGCCTCTGCGCAGAGAGTCGGTGCTGAGTGACAAAGAGGAGGACATAACGAGCGACTCGTGGAAGCAGCACCGCAAGCACATCTTTGTCTTCAGCGATGCTGGAAAGCCCATATATTCCCGTTATGGGACAGAGGAAGCTCTTTCTTCCTTGACGGGAGTGATGGTGGCTCTTGTTGCTTTCATTGAGGCAACCAAAGACATGATCAAGTCCATCCATGCTG CAGAGGGCTACAAGGTGGTTTTTATCCGTCGAAGTCCTCTGATCATGGTGGCAgtctcacacacccgccaatcAGAGCAGGAAGTGGCCAAAGAACTTCTGTACGTTTACTACCAAATAGTCAGTCTCCTGACTTTAACGCAGCTCAACAGAATCTTTGAGCAGAAGAAGAACTACGATCTGCGCCGCTTGCTCTCGGGGTCAGAGAGGATAACAGATAACCTCCTCAATCTGATGGACAAGGATCCCAGCTTCCTTATGTGTGCTGTGCGATGTCTACCATTGACTTCTTCTGTGAGGGACATGATCAGCAGCAGCCTCCAGCAAGCCAAAGACAAAAGCCTCGTCTTCTCCATTCTGGTTGCCCAGAACCAACTTGTATCATTGGTGAGGAAAAAGGACCAGTTTCTACATCCCATCGATCTCCATCTTCTGTTCAACCTCATCAGCGCATCTACCTCCTTCCGAGATGGAGAGGTCTGGACACCGATATGTCTACCCAAGTTCAACTCCAATGGTTTCTTTCATGTCCACATCTCCTACCTTGATCAGGCCAACAGCCTGTGCTTGCTCCTCATCTCCACAGACAGGGAGCACTTTTTTCCCATCTCAAACTGCAAAAGTAAATTCCTGGAGCGGCTGAAGAAGAGGAATACTTTCCAGATGCTGCTGGAGGAGCTGCGGACTCCATCTTATAGCATTTCTCAAGTGGGGATACCAGACCTGAGGCACTTCATCTACAAGTCAAGAAGCTCGGGTTTATTCACCAG TCCTGAAGTAGAGGCTCCTTACACAAGTGAGCAGCAGCTGGAACGACTCCTGGAGCTGTATCAGTATTTGTACAGCCGCATTCACAACTCTGCAAGGCCTCTGAAGTACATCTATTACGCAGGCGAACGGGAGAATCTCTTGGCGTGG GTGACAAATGGATTTGAACTCTACATGTGTTTTACTCCAATGGGAACCAAAGTAGCGGCGGTCAATGCCATCACCAAACTCATGAAATGGATTCGGAAGGAAGAGGACAAGCTTTTCATCCTCAACCCAGTGACGTACTGA